The DNA sequence AGATGGCTGCAAGCTAATGGTCAAGAGTATAATTAATTTAAGATGTTTTTTCCAACTCCATTATATTGCAGTCACCGAGCAATCGGTGACAGTAAAAAATTCAATTTTATTTAATTATAATTCCCATCATTTCTGTATTTACAAAAATTATTGAATGATCTTGCAGAATGTAATTTCTTGCACTTGAGTATTTATAATTTTCTTGTTTTACTGCGAACCCAGCTTTAACCGGATTGTTATGAATATAATTTAGTTTTATCCAAAACATTTTTTGATCTCTAATAACTTGATCATCAAACCGATGCTGCCAAAATTTTCTTTTTCTATCTTTGTACTCAAAATCGGATGCGTGTTTTTCGAATTTATTAATTAAATCAAATCGATTTTTATTTTCTAAAATTTCCATAATATCCCATGCACTGTATTTTTTAATATCCCGCATTATATCAGAAATTGTTCCCTTTGATTTATCAATTTGAACAATCCAATGAAAATGAGTTGGCATAATAACATAAGAAAGAATTTCAAAATTATATTTTGTTTGATAATGTTTGATATTAGAAATTAGAATATCGCAGCACTCATCATAAATAAAAACACTGGAATGATTTATTACTGAAGTTGTAACAAAGAAAAAAGATTCGTCAATTAATTTTTCTCGACCTCTTAAAGACATTTTTCCTCATTTTATTGAATGATATTTGTTTGCTTTCATCGATCACTAAATAAAAGTGTTACTTTGTAAAGCCAAAGAAAGTTATTGCCATCGTTTGGACGATGGCAGCAATTCATAAAAGTAAGCACCATCAAAAAACAACGGCAACAAATAATTACGTCTTTGGCATTTATTTTTCAAATATACTTCTTCCCTTCAACCGTTTGGACGTTGTCAGAAAGTTTATAAATATATTTTAATTAAAGATATTCTTCTAAACTTTTATTAACTACATGTATATTATTGCATAGTGTAATTTTTCTAACCCTTTTTTCAATTTCATCTGGTTTGGGATCTATTATTGCTATTTTTTTGGAAGAAAAATCAATTGTGTTAAATAATGTATAGACAGAAGTATCCGCCTCTGGAAAACTGTAACCAATAAAAATGACTTCTTCAGATTTGGAAATTACTGAATGTGCTTTTCGCCATATAGATAATAGTTGAAAACTATTAAATTTTTTAACAAGTGATGGCAATTTGAGAGCCTTAAGATTAATTCCACCCTCATATTCAAAATTTCTCTTTATTTCATTTTTAAAATAATCAGGAAATATAGGGCTTCCATCATCAAGCATATTTTCTATTTTGTAACGATTCTCTAGTTCGGATTCGCGCCAATTTAGGGAGCCATGCATTTTTAATACTAAATGACTTGAACTCTTTTTATTTTCAGCTTTTACTTGGGGGAACTCATCAAACTCGAGCCCATACCCATCTTTGGGCTTCCATAGCTCTTTTTTATAAAGAAATTGTTCCACAATTAAATCATAATTGAAGGTAATAAAATGAGTGTCTTTATTTACCATTTTTTCATAAAAACTATCTAATAAATTTTGATTAATTCTTGGATCTATCAATGTTAAATAAAGATAAGTTGATATTTCATATCGTAATTGTTTTAATTGGGAAGTAGAATAATCCCACAATAAAGGTTTACCATCTAAATTTGATGTCATCACTCCATCTGAGGTTCTTGCCTTCAATTCATACTGAATTCCCAAATCAATCATTGACAAAACAGCTTCAAAGTTTTCTTCATAGTTAGATTCAATAATAGCTGATTTATCATTGGCTCGAGACAGTGGCTGTTTAGCAAATCTATCTTCTAATCTAGTAAGAAATTCAAATATAGATTCTCCCCATTTAATTCTATTTCTATGTTGTTTTATCGTCTCAATGTTTAAAGTTTTTCTAAATGAATTAAACATTTCACAAGTAATGGGTAAACAACCTATAGCCTTAGAAAAACCGGCACCTAAAACAATTGCTTTCCTCATTTTATTATCCTAGTAATATTAGGAGAAATAATTAATAACATTTACTTTAAATTACAAAAATAAATTTAGGCAAATATTCATTCAAACTATTTTTCAACTTTGTGATTGAGTAACTTAATATTTATTTTAATATTAAAATTTTTATAAAATGAAAACTCAAGCCCACTTTGAAAATATTCAATCAATAATCATTGATGAACTTTCAACATCTCAAAAATCTATAAAAATTGCAATTGCCTGGTTTACTGACGATGATATTTTTGAATTATTATGTTCAAAAGCTAATGAAGGGATTGCAATTGAATTACTTGTAATGAATGACCGTATAAATAAAAATTCAAATATTGATTATGATAAACTTAACCAACTTGGTAGCAAAGTATGGCTTATTGAAAATGCAAATTCTCGAAGATCTATCATGCATAATAAATTTTGTATTATTGATCATAGCACAATAATTAGTGGTAGTTACAATTGGACTAAACAAGCACAAAAAAATAATGAAAGCATAACAATAATAAAGGAGAATACCGAGCTTGCAATAGATTTTGAACAAGAATTTGAACATTTAAAAAATACATTAATAAGTAATTATGAAGAAGAAATAACTCCTAATATTGAATTAATAGGATTACGTTTAGAAACACTTAAGAATACTATTCTACTCGAGGACTTAGACGATATCAATTATCAATTAGAAAAGTTAAAAAAACAAACATCTTCCTTTTTACATAATGACTTAATGAATAATTTAAATAATATAATTGAAGAAATTGAAAACCAACACTTTAGTCTATCAATAGAATTAATAGATAATTTCACAAGGAAATTAAAATCACTAATTATCTTTATTGATCCAGAAACTCAAGCTATAAAATTAGAAATTAAAGCTTTGGAATTACAGATTAGTTCACTTGAAGATGAATACGCTTACATGGAAAAAATAATTTATTTATTTCAAGTCGAACATGATAAATTATTAGGAAATATAATTTTACAAATACTGGAACTCAGAAAAAATAGATTAAAAAAAGAGAAAGAAATAATTCCAGAAATGGAAGATGAATATAAAAATTCAGAACAAGAATACAAAAATTATCAAGAAAGTTATGAAATAAGTATAAAAGATGTAGTTATTGATCTTTCAGTGGAAGATAAAATTAAAATTGATAAATTGTTTAGGAAAGCATCAAAAATATGTCATCCAGATATTGTTTCTGAATCTCAAAAAGATGAAGCAACAAAGATTTTTATTGAATTAAAAAAAGCATTTGAGAAAAACGACATAAAGACTGTTGAAAAGATCTACCAAAATCTTCAGAAAGGAATTTTTGTTGCTGTTGGTGAAAATGTGACCGAAAAAAATAAATTACTTTCAATATTATTGGTTTTGAGATCAAAAAGAAATAGTTTGGAGAATAGTTTGAATGAACTTAGAAATGATGAAACTTATTTAAAGGTCAATCAGATATATGAATGGTCAGATTATTTTGAAATAAAGAAACAAGAA is a window from the Ignavibacteriota bacterium genome containing:
- a CDS encoding DUF1669 domain-containing protein: MKTQAHFENIQSIIIDELSTSQKSIKIAIAWFTDDDIFELLCSKANEGIAIELLVMNDRINKNSNIDYDKLNQLGSKVWLIENANSRRSIMHNKFCIIDHSTIISGSYNWTKQAQKNNESITIIKENTELAIDFEQEFEHLKNTLISNYEEEITPNIELIGLRLETLKNTILLEDLDDINYQLEKLKKQTSSFLHNDLMNNLNNIIEEIENQHFSLSIELIDNFTRKLKSLIIFIDPETQAIKLEIKALELQISSLEDEYAYMEKIIYLFQVEHDKLLGNIILQILELRKNRLKKEKEIIPEMEDEYKNSEQEYKNYQESYEISIKDVVIDLSVEDKIKIDKLFRKASKICHPDIVSESQKDEATKIFIELKKAFEKNDIKTVEKIYQNLQKGIFVAVGENVTEKNKLLSILLVLRSKRNSLENSLNELRNDETYLKVNQIYEWSDYFEIKKQELIQILDEEINLINNE
- a CDS encoding transposase; this encodes MSLRGREKLIDESFFFVTTSVINHSSVFIYDECCDILISNIKHYQTKYNFEILSYVIMPTHFHWIVQIDKSKGTISDIMRDIKKYSAWDIMEILENKNRFDLINKFEKHASDFEYKDRKRKFWQHRFDDQVIRDQKMFWIKLNYIHNNPVKAGFAVKQENYKYSSARNYILQDHSIIFVNTEMMGIIIK
- a CDS encoding SIR2 family protein; this encodes MRKAIVLGAGFSKAIGCLPITCEMFNSFRKTLNIETIKQHRNRIKWGESIFEFLTRLEDRFAKQPLSRANDKSAIIESNYEENFEAVLSMIDLGIQYELKARTSDGVMTSNLDGKPLLWDYSTSQLKQLRYEISTYLYLTLIDPRINQNLLDSFYEKMVNKDTHFITFNYDLIVEQFLYKKELWKPKDGYGLEFDEFPQVKAENKKSSSHLVLKMHGSLNWRESELENRYKIENMLDDGSPIFPDYFKNEIKRNFEYEGGINLKALKLPSLVKKFNSFQLLSIWRKAHSVISKSEEVIFIGYSFPEADTSVYTLFNTIDFSSKKIAIIDPKPDEIEKRVRKITLCNNIHVVNKSLEEYL